The proteins below come from a single Campylobacter sp. CCUG 57310 genomic window:
- a CDS encoding DUF4810 domain-containing protein has protein sequence MNTKIILPVLFALLFAGCASSTPRQIYYWNGSYTASTYDYLNETSDFYKHIDELEETVEYAYASGRKIPPGLLAHIGLLYSNIGNDQKASMYLEKEAEIFPESRAYIEFLKQQKLKKGRKNGK, from the coding sequence TTGAACACTAAAATCATATTGCCCGTGCTTTTTGCGTTGCTTTTTGCAGGCTGCGCATCTAGCACCCCAAGGCAAATTTATTATTGGAACGGCTCTTATACGGCTTCGACGTATGATTATTTAAACGAAACGAGCGATTTTTATAAGCATATAGACGAGCTTGAAGAAACGGTTGAGTACGCATACGCTTCAGGGCGCAAGATACCGCCCGGACTGCTAGCTCACATAGGTCTTTTATACTCAAACATAGGCAACGATCAAAAAGCAAGTATGTATCTTGAAAAAGAGGCTGAAATTTTCCCGGAATCAAGAGCTTATATCGAGTTTTTAAAACAACAAAAGCTAAAAAAAGGTCGCAAAAATGGTAAATAA
- a CDS encoding GNA1162 family protein, whose translation MVNKFRSTLILGLFAILFSACASDPRPQYDYSAFLQTKPRSILVLMPTNESTEIKASSAVLANAIFPLSEAGYYVFDPSLVNDTFKFNGVYEPSEIHQISVNKLKQIFGADSVLYINIKEYGSTYMVLDSVTKVSVEAKLIDTNTGNIMWQKTASATNSSQGSSDIASMLLNALIKQVADTLSDVSYELSARADRILFAQDCYDCLLYGPYSPYYGKDSQLTK comes from the coding sequence ATGGTAAATAAATTTAGATCAACTCTTATTTTGGGTTTATTTGCGATTCTTTTTTCGGCATGCGCGAGTGATCCTAGACCGCAGTATGACTACTCCGCATTTTTACAAACCAAGCCAAGATCGATACTGGTATTAATGCCCACAAACGAATCAACCGAGATAAAAGCATCCTCGGCAGTGCTTGCAAATGCGATATTTCCGCTAAGCGAGGCCGGGTATTACGTATTTGACCCCTCTTTGGTAAATGACACGTTTAAATTTAACGGAGTTTACGAGCCAAGCGAAATTCATCAAATTTCAGTAAATAAGCTAAAGCAAATTTTCGGTGCCGATAGTGTTCTTTATATAAATATCAAAGAGTATGGCTCAACTTATATGGTGCTTGATAGTGTTACTAAAGTATCCGTTGAAGCAAAGCTGATTGATACAAATACGGGCAATATCATGTGGCAAAAAACAGCATCGGCGACAAACAGCTCCCAAGGCAGTAGCGATATAGCAAGCATGCTCTTAAACGCGCTGATAAAACAGGTAGCCGACACTTTAAGCGATGTTAGCTATGAGTTATCGGCTAGGGCGGATAGAATTTTATTTGCTCAAGACTGCTACGACTGCTTGCTTTATGGACCGTATTCGCCCTATTACGGCAAAGATAGCCAGCTTACAAAGTAG
- a CDS encoding ankyrin repeat domain-containing protein, which yields MQKNFKILAAILAVCSVFGVANAKDADLSKFRFSLEEMQDIASPTKLKWRIFYKEASSGKDAEWFDAVKQGNLQKVKQMVASGQDIEAKDSASLDQTALGWAAFIGYEDMVDYLIAQGADVFATDRGDVYNSLKSAVLGKNLNIVRKIQAKIEEKTGKKVDFNDQTVESDAETLLIVAASNNRIEIAKYLISQGANVNLVATPKDQSALSFACDNNHPEMVKLLIENGAINHRTGKPSCK from the coding sequence ATGCAAAAAAATTTTAAAATTTTAGCCGCTATTTTGGCTGTTTGTTCGGTTTTTGGTGTGGCTAATGCAAAGGATGCGGATCTGAGTAAATTTCGCTTTAGTTTAGAAGAGATGCAAGACATCGCAAGTCCTACCAAGCTAAAGTGGAGGATATTTTACAAAGAGGCTTCAAGCGGGAAAGATGCCGAGTGGTTTGATGCCGTAAAGCAAGGAAATTTGCAAAAAGTTAAGCAGATGGTTGCTAGCGGTCAGGATATCGAGGCGAAAGATAGCGCAAGTCTTGATCAAACGGCACTTGGCTGGGCTGCTTTTATCGGATATGAAGATATGGTTGATTATCTCATAGCACAAGGCGCTGATGTCTTTGCAACCGATAGGGGTGATGTTTATAACTCTTTAAAGTCAGCCGTTTTAGGTAAAAATCTTAACATCGTTCGTAAAATTCAAGCCAAGATAGAGGAAAAGACAGGCAAGAAGGTTGATTTTAACGATCAGACCGTAGAAAGTGACGCAGAGACGCTTTTAATCGTAGCCGCAAGCAATAACCGCATAGAGATAGCAAAATATCTCATATCTCAGGGCGCAAACGTAAATTTGGTGGCAACTCCAAAGGATCAAAGCGCACTATCCTTTGCTTGCGATAATAATCATCCCGAGATGGTTAAGCTTCTTATAGAAAACGGAGCGATAAATCACCGCACAGGCAAGCCAAGCTGCAAATAA
- a CDS encoding DIP1984 family protein — MKLAEALILRADLQKRIEQLRVRLNNNAKVQENDEVAEQPSELLKELDGCINELNSLISKINKTNCASQIEGQNLVDLIAKRDTMTMKAGILRGFIENASRKVEMYSSKEIRILSTVDVASLQKELDGISKEIRQTDTLLQRANWQVDLI, encoded by the coding sequence ATGAAACTGGCAGAGGCCCTTATCCTGCGTGCGGATTTACAAAAACGCATCGAACAGCTTCGTGTGCGACTTAACAACAATGCAAAAGTCCAAGAAAACGACGAAGTTGCGGAGCAACCAAGCGAACTTTTAAAAGAGCTTGACGGCTGTATAAACGAGCTAAATTCTCTCATATCAAAGATCAATAAAACCAACTGCGCTTCTCAAATCGAAGGGCAAAATTTGGTCGATCTTATAGCTAAGCGCGATACTATGACGATGAAAGCCGGAATTTTGAGGGGTTTTATAGAAAACGCCAGCAGAAAAGTCGAGATGTATTCAAGCAAAGAGATTCGAATCTTAAGCACGGTGGACGTAGCAAGCCTGCAAAAAGAGCTTGACGGAATTTCAAAAGAGATTCGCCAGACCGATACGCTGCTTCAAAGAGCAAATTGGCAGGTTGATCTGATTTAA
- a CDS encoding Fur family transcriptional regulator: MNYMNLLKEHGLKATPQRISVLKILNRHMHPTIDELYEEICIENPSVSLATVYKNLNMLKDEGLVVEVNMPNQKARYDIFEEPHIHVVCEKCGKVSDVAHSDISLDDCKQKLEKRLGNIVERMNVLATVKDCKHCR; this comes from the coding sequence ATGAACTATATGAATTTATTGAAAGAACACGGACTAAAAGCAACTCCGCAGCGCATCAGCGTGCTAAAAATTTTAAATCGTCATATGCACCCGACTATCGATGAGCTTTATGAAGAAATTTGTATCGAAAATCCTTCAGTATCGCTTGCCACGGTATATAAAAACCTAAATATGCTAAAAGACGAAGGTTTGGTAGTTGAAGTAAATATGCCAAACCAAAAGGCAAGATATGATATCTTTGAAGAGCCTCATATACACGTGGTATGCGAAAAATGCGGTAAAGTCAGCGACGTAGCCCATAGTGATATATCGCTTGATGATTGTAAGCAGAAGCTTGAAAAAAGGCTTGGAAACATAGTTGAGAGGATGAATGTTCTAGCCACAGTTAAGGATTGCAAACATTGCAGATAA